The following proteins are encoded in a genomic region of Candidatus Izemoplasma sp.:
- a CDS encoding IS3 family transposase, with translation DNAVAESTFKTFKVEFIYQHKFTTLYELEYKLNDYVHWFNNLKFHGSLEYQSPIQYRLQDSI, from the coding sequence ACGATAACGCAGTCGCAGAATCAACGTTTAAAACATTCAAGGTTGAGTTTATTTACCAACATAAATTTACAACACTATATGAACTCGAATATAAGTTAAATGATTATGTCCATTGGTTTAACAACTTGAAATTCCATGGATCATTGGAGTATCAAAGCCCTATTCAATATCGATTACAGGACTCCATATAA
- a CDS encoding MMPL family transporter: MNNGLKTTIKQLTPAVLTSLIATSLGLLSLFTSKVPMIQDFGMMLAIGIAVAFVMALFILLPFLTLRTKLHDDVPQKKTVKPSVYTKILRKFARGILKGKYVILVVAVLLTAAGFYVDQDVGVETDFETFMPQDSEALTDIHELRDIVGSTDRIVILYESSDISSYDTLSEIDALTKAVQSEYPNDIEMIGSVTLLLDQVSSNSWDDTTLDTYLEQLPQDQLKMLLSTETNQGIINIALSDMDDDAFAMFLTALEDTILSLELSTTVTVTGQSVVDQAMLEAMTSDRLMMTLIGIGLVFVALLLIYRNLFKALIAVLPIIFIVGWSGGIMYLFGFDYTPLTSTLGALIIGIGTEFTILILMRYYELKRSQSHQESIVDSVGLMGKPIIVSALTTMGGFSALIFSDFQILSNFGIMTVINLALALISALVVLPALIAVMGNQAKTLASD, from the coding sequence ATGAATAACGGATTAAAAACAACAATAAAACAGTTAACACCAGCGGTGTTAACCTCATTAATAGCAACTTCTTTGGGCTTACTTAGTTTATTTACATCAAAGGTACCAATGATTCAAGATTTTGGCATGATGCTAGCGATTGGAATTGCTGTTGCGTTTGTTATGGCCCTTTTTATCTTACTACCCTTTTTAACTTTACGGACTAAATTACATGATGATGTACCACAAAAGAAAACAGTAAAGCCCTCGGTGTATACAAAAATATTAAGAAAATTTGCCCGGGGTATCCTCAAAGGGAAATATGTTATTTTAGTTGTAGCCGTATTACTTACAGCGGCTGGCTTCTATGTTGATCAAGACGTTGGTGTTGAAACCGACTTTGAAACATTTATGCCTCAAGACAGTGAAGCGTTAACTGATATTCATGAATTACGGGACATTGTTGGGTCAACCGACCGAATTGTCATTCTTTATGAAAGTAGCGATATCTCTTCATATGATACGTTAAGTGAAATTGATGCCTTAACTAAGGCTGTCCAAAGTGAGTATCCAAATGATATTGAAATGATTGGGTCTGTCACACTATTACTCGATCAAGTATCGAGTAATAGTTGGGATGACACAACCTTAGATACCTATTTAGAACAGTTACCACAGGACCAACTAAAAATGTTGTTATCGACCGAAACCAATCAAGGGATTATTAATATTGCATTAAGCGATATGGATGATGACGCATTTGCGATGTTTTTAACAGCGTTAGAAGACACAATTTTGTCACTAGAATTATCAACAACCGTTACTGTCACAGGACAAAGCGTTGTTGATCAAGCTATGCTTGAAGCGATGACAAGTGATCGGTTAATGATGACTTTAATTGGTATCGGCTTAGTGTTTGTTGCGTTACTCCTTATTTATCGTAATTTATTTAAAGCGTTAATTGCGGTATTACCAATTATCTTTATTGTTGGATGGAGTGGTGGTATTATGTATCTCTTTGGATTTGATTATACACCGCTTACCTCGACTCTAGGCGCATTGATTATTGGAATTGGTACTGAATTTACGATTTTAATCTTAATGCGTTATTATGAACTAAAAAGAAGTCAATCGCATCAAGAAAGTATTGTTGATTCGGTAGGGTTAATGGGGAAACCGATTATTGTGTCTGCCTTAACAACAATGGGTGGATTCAGTGCATTAATCTTTTCGGACTTTCAAATCTTATCAAACTTTGGTATAATGACGGTAATTAATTTAGCACTGGCATTAATCAGTGCACTTGTCGTGTTACCGGCTTTAATTGCCGTTATGGGCAATCAAGCCAAAACACTGGCGAGTGACTAA
- a CDS encoding ATP-binding cassette domain-containing protein: MLGPSGCGKTTLLNIIGGLDRYSSGDVLIDNKSTKEYKDQDWDAYRNSIFGFVFQNYNLISHLSILDNGMATLF, translated from the coding sequence ATCTTAGGACCAAGTGGGTGTGGAAAAACAACCTTGTTAAATATTATCGGTGGATTAGATAGATACAGTAGTGGTGATGTCTTGATTGACAATAAATCAACAAAAGAATATAAAGATCAAGACTGGGATGCTTACCGCAATAGTATTTTTGGCTTTGTCTTTCAAAACTATAATTTGATTTCGCATTTGTCTATATTAGACAATGGAATGGCAACCCTTTTTTAA
- a CDS encoding TetR/AcrR family transcriptional regulator, whose product MDTVEKLLQASSKVFTKHGYLGSSTKAIADAAGVAEMTLFRKFGSKQNLFEEMIKYTLGHELSDGTVIDYNMTLDAFLHKVLHHRLTIVSTHIDLVRMIIQESLQGRLSKQMNYIQVMKAKLEALFEQYCATNDMPYDPMYPETILSTILKYAILNHHLAFHRLNQTKQTAFVTQQLKLVNPKGDCQ is encoded by the coding sequence ATGGACACTGTTGAAAAACTATTACAAGCAAGTTCAAAAGTTTTTACCAAACATGGATATTTAGGGTCATCTACCAAAGCGATTGCTGATGCAGCAGGCGTTGCGGAAATGACATTATTCCGTAAGTTTGGATCAAAACAAAACCTGTTTGAAGAAATGATTAAATACACACTCGGTCATGAACTATCGGATGGGACTGTCATTGATTATAATATGACATTAGATGCTTTTTTACATAAGGTGTTACATCACCGCCTCACGATTGTCTCAACCCATATTGATCTTGTGCGGATGATTATTCAAGAATCACTTCAAGGACGTTTATCGAAACAGATGAATTATATTCAAGTCATGAAAGCAAAACTAGAAGCGCTTTTTGAACAGTATTGTGCGACAAATGATATGCCGTATGATCCGATGTATCCAGAAACGATTTTAAGTACGATTCTAAAATATGCGATTTTAAACCATCATTTAGCATTTCATCGGTTAAATCAAACCAAACAAACTGCGTTTGTCACGCAACAGTTAAAATTGGTTAATCCAAAAGGTGATTGTCAATGA